Below is a genomic region from Gemmobacter sp. 24YEA27.
GTTCCGTACCGATTTCGCCGGACGCTCGATCCTCTCGGCGCCGCAGATCGCAGCCTATCATGGCCGTGTCGCGCATCAGCGTCCGGCCTCGATCCGGGCCGGCGCGGGCCAGGAAGACGGAGATCCCGAACGCGCGGTGCAACTGGTCCTGGCGCAGCTCGCGCGCGATGATGCGCCGCTGCGGCTGGCACTTGGCGCCATCGCGGTTGATCGCGCACTGGAAAAGCTGGAGCCGCTGGTGGCGGAGCTGAAGGCGCAGCGCCCCCTTTCCATCGCCGCCGACCACAAACCGGAGGGAGGCGCATGAGCCGCAAGCTGCGCCTTGGCGCCTTTCTGCCTGGCGGCGGCCAGCATGTCGCGGCCTGGCGCCACCCGGATCAGCCGCTGGACGGCGCGGTCAGTCTGGCCTTTCACCAGGAGCTCGCGGCCCTGGCCGAGCGCGGGCTGTTCGACGCCTATTTCCTTGCCGATACGCTTTCCGCCGAAATCGGCGGGCGCGAGGGCGGCAGCGCAAAGGCCGCCGGGTTCGAGCCGCTGACCCTGTTTGCGGCGCTTTCAGTCACCACGAAACATATCGGGTTCATCGCCACCGCCTCGACCAGCTATGAGGAGCCCTATCACGTCGCGCGCCGTTTCGCCTCGCTGGATATGATCTCGGGCGGGCGGGCGGCCTGGAATGTGGTGACCTCGCATGGGGACGGGCCGGCGCGGAATTTCGGCCTTGCGGCGCAATATGGCCATGACGCGCGCTATGCCCGTGCGGCCGAGCATCTCGATGTGGTCAAACAGCTCTGGGACAGCTGGGAGGATGATGCCTTCCTGCGGGATCGCGCCACGGGGGTCTATTTTGACCCGGAAAAGGTGCGACCGATCCGGCATGAGGGGGCGTTTTTCCGCGTCGAAGGCCCGCTGAATGCGCCGCGCCCGCCACAGGGCCATCCGGTGATTGTCCAGGCCGGGCAGTCAGAGACGGGCCGCGATTTTGCTGCCGCCTCGGCCGAGGTGATCTTTACCACCCAGCAGGATCTGGCTTCGGCCCAGGCGTTTTATGCCGATGTGAAGGGGCGGGCGGCGGCGCTTGGCCGGGCGTCGGATGAGATCCTGATCATGCCGGGCCTCGCGCCTTTTATCGGGGCGACAAAGGCCGAGGCCCAGGCGAAATATGACGCGCTGAATGCGCTGATCCTGCCGGAAGAGGGGATCGGGCTTCTGAATGCGTTGACCGGGGGACGCTGGATCTGTCGGGCTATCCTCTGGACGGTCCGCTGCCCGAGGCGCCCGCGACCGAGGGGATGAAAAGCCGTCAGCAGCTTTTGCGCCGTATCGCGGATGAGACCGGCTTCTCGATCCGCGAGCTTTATGCCTGGGTTGCCACCGCGCGCGGCCATCTGACGCTGATCGGAACGCCTGTCGAAATCGCCGATCTGATGGAGGAATGGCTTATCGGCAAGGGCGCGGACGGGTTCAACATTCTTCCGCCCTGGCTGCCGGGCGGGCTTGAGGATTTCGTGACGCTTGTCATCCCCGAATTGCAACGGCGCGGTATCTTCCGCCGCGAATATGAGGGGCGGAGCCTGCGCGAAAATCTCGGGTTGAAACGGCCTGCGAACCGCTGGGCTTCGGTCGGGGCTGATCCCGGTCTGGCGGCGGAATAGTCCGGTGCCGGGGCGGCTGTCGTCCCGGCACCTCACGCTTTCAGAAGGATCTGCAACCGCTCGAAACTCGCCTTATTGCCGCCTGGCGGCGCAGGTTCGGCCAGAAACCCATCAAGGCCCGGCCAGAGCCGGATCGCGCGGTCAATCCGCGGGTCGCTTCCGGCGACATAAAGACCGGCATGGATCATCATCTCGGCCTGATCATAGGCCGACAAGAGCCTGCGCGTCTCGGTGATCACCTCGTTTTCCGGGTCTGTTGCCGCAGCGGGCAGGCTGCGCGAGACCGAGCGCAACAGATCCACCGCCGGATAGCGGCCACGCTCGGCAATATCGCGGCTGAGCACGACATGGCCGTCCACCGTGCCGCGAATGATATCGGCAATCGGCTCCTCCATATCCGACCCGGCGACCAGCACTGAAAACACGGCCGTAATATCGCCGGACCCCTCGATACCCGGTCCCGCCCGTTCGCATAAAGACATCAGCGCATGGGCGGTCGAGGGCGGATAGCCGCGCAGCGAGGCCACCTCGCCCGAGGCGAGCGCAACCTCGCGATGCGCTTCGGCAAAGCGGGTGACGGAATCGACCAGAAGCAGCACATGTTTGCCAAGGTCGCGGAAATGCTCGGCCACGGTCATCGCTGAGAGGAGGCAGCGTTTGCGCATCAGCGGGGACTGATCCGAGGTTGCAGTCACGACGACCGAGCGCGCCATTCCCGCTGGCCCAAGCACCTTATCGGTGAATTCCCTGAGTTCGCGACCGCGTTCCCCCACCAGGGCGATCACCGCCACATCCGCCTGGACCCCGCGCGCGAACCGCGCCAGCAGCGATGATTTTCCGACGCCGGATCCCGCGAAAAGCCCGATCCGCTGCCCCCGGACAAGCGGCAGCAGCGTGTCGAACACCTCGACCCCGGTTGAAAGCCGCGCGCCAAAGCCGCGCCGATACGCGGGGTCTGGCGGGCTGGCGACCATCGGCCGCCGTTCAGGCCCCGCCAGCAGGGGGCGTCCGTCAAGCGGCCGGCCCAGCGGGTCGACGATCCGGCCCAGCCAGGAGGAATCGGGCGCAAGGCCGGCCTTTCCGACCAGCTCGACCCGGCTGCCGATGGCAAGGCCGCCGGTCTCGCCTTCGGGCAGGATCAGGGCGCCTGATTCCGAGACACTGATCACTTCGCCGCCGAGTTGCACCGCGCCTGCAAGCACGCGGTCGCCGGGGGAGGCACCGTGTAAGCCTTTGACAATAAGGCTTCCCATCGTGTTCCCGGTGATACGGCCCACCTCTCGCACCGCAGAGATCGCGGCGATTTCTGCACGAAGTGAATCAAATGCGAATGCCATCCGGAGCCCCCTGTTCCGCCAATTACGGTTTCTAAAGGAATCACCCTTAAACCTTGGTGAAGCAGATGAGGGAAACCGCATCCAAAGGGAGAACCCCGGTGTTCGCGAAACTTGAACTGACCAGAATGGCACAGGCCCTGGCATCGCATGCAGGATCGCGCATGGATGTCATTGCCCGCAACGTCGCCAATGCAGATACGCCCGGATACCGGGCGCATGACCTCCGGCCATTTGCCGAAGTCTATAAAAGTGAACCCGACATGCGCGCGACGCGCCCCGGCCATTTCGCCAAAGGGGGCAATGCGGCGCGTGGCGAGATCATTACCGGCAGCGGCAGCGAGGCGCCCAATGGCAATGATGTCTCAATCGAAATGGAGATGGTGAAATCGGCCACCGCCCGTCAGGACCATGAAATGGCCCTGGCGATCTATCGCGCAACCTCGGGCGTCATCCGCGCCTCACTCGGTCGCAATGGCTAGGGGCTGACAGGATGAATGATCTGACCACGTCACTCGCCGCCTCCGCCTCGGGGATGGAGGCCCAGGCCAACCGGTTGCGCCATGTGTCCGAGAATATCGCGAATGCCGATACGCCAGGCTATCGCCGCAAGGTGATCAGCTTTGACCAGGTGGTCGAAAGCGGGACAGTTCGGGCCGGAAAGGTCCGCCTCGATCCGCGCGAACTCCCCGAGATTTACAGCCCCGGCCATCCGATGGCCAATGAGGCCGGATATTACAACGGGTCCAATGTGGATCTGATGATCGAGATCGCTGACGCCCGCGAGGCGCAGCGCAGTTACGACGCAAATGTCAGACTCTTCGATCAGGCAAGGCAGATGATGCAGAGCCTGTTTGAAGTTCTGCGCCGCTAGGAGACACCAGAATGGATGTAAACACTTCTTTTGCCGCAGCACATTACGCGCAGGCCAGAACGGCCGCAGCGCCTGGCTCCGGCAGCGGTCTGAGCTTTGCTTCGGTTGCGGGCGAGTTCACCGATACCTTGATGCGTCACGAAATCACGGCCCGCGACGCGATGGCCGGGAAGGCCAGCCCGCATGCGCTGGTCGAAGCGCTGTCCTCGTCGCAGCTTGCCGTCGAGACGGTGGCGACGGTGCGCGACAAGGTGGTCGAGGCCTATCAGGAAATTCTGAGGATGCCGGTATGACCGAGGCCGCCTTTTTCGATGTGCTGCGCCAGGCGCTTTGGGTGGCGGTGAAGATATCCGCCCCGATCCTTGTCGTGGCGCTGGTGACGGGCGTGGTGATCGGCCTCTTCCAGGCGCTGACCTCGGTGCAGGAGATGACGCTGACTTTTGTCCCCAAACTGGCGGCGATGCTGGCAGCGTTCTGGATCTCGATGGGCTTCATGACCAGTTCGATGACCGCGCTTTACGGGGACGTCATCATCCCGCTGATCGAAGGAGGCTGACCATGGATTCCGCAGGTTACGTCGCGCTCAGCCGGCAATCCGGGCTGATGCGGGAAATGCAGATCGTGGCGAATAACGTTGCCAATATCTCGACCAACGGCTTCCGGCGCGAAGGCCTCGTCTTTGCCGAACATGTTGCGCGGCTGGACCGGGAAGCGTCGCTTTCGCTCAGCCATGGCAATGCGCGGATCGCCGATCTTACCCAGGCGGGTGTGACCATGACCGGCGGTGCTTTTGATCTCGCGATCCAGGGCGATGGCTTTTTCCTTGTCATGACGCCCGAAGGGGAACGCCTGACCCGCGCCGGCAGCTTTACGCCTTCGGTCGATGGCGAGCTGGTCACCCCGAAGGCTATCAGCTGCTGGATGCCGGCGGCGCCCCGGTTTTCGTGCCGCCCGGTGCTGCGATCGCGGTGGGGGAAGACGGCACCATCTCCGCGAATGGCGAGGCGGTGGGGCAGATCGGGCTCTGGCAGCCCGGCGATCCGCTGGCGCTGCGCCACCGCGCCGGCACGCTGTTTGACGGCGGCGTGGTGGAGCCGGTCGCTACCGGCAAGATCATGCAGGGCTTTCTCGAAGAGAGCAACGTGAACCCGGTCGCGGAAATCGCCCGCATGATTGAGGTGCAGCGCATCTATGAGATGGGGCAGAAATTCCTCGAAGCCGAGGACAGCCGCGCCCGCAACGTCATCCAGACCCTTGGTCAATAGGTGAGACGATGAAAGCACTCCATATCGCCGCGACCGGCATGTCGGCCCAGCAGATGAAGGTCGATGTGGTCTCGAACAACCTCGCGAATATGTCGACCACCGGCTACAACGCGCGGCGCGCCGATTTTGCGGATCTGCATTATCAGCAATATAGCAGACCCGGCACGGTCTCGGCCAGTGATGGCACCATGCTGCCGACCGGGGTTCAGATCGGTCTCGGCGTGCGGCCTTCGTCGGTTTCCGTCGTTTTGCAGCAAGGTTCGCTTTCGCAGACCAATGGCGACCTCGATGTTGCCATCGACGGCAATGGCTATCTCGAGGTTGAGCTGCCCTCGGGCGTCTCGGGCTATACCAGGGATGGCGCGCTGAAGCGCTCGGCGGATGGGCTGATCGTGACCTCGGACGGCTATCCGGTGGTCCCGGGGATCACCATCCCGCCCGAAACGCGCTCGGTTGCGATCAATGCGGCCGGAGAGGTCTGGGCCTATTTCAGCGACCGTGTTCAACCCGAGCTTCTGGGCCAGTTCACGCTGACCGATTTCACCAATGAAAAGGGGCTGGAGGCCATCGGCTCGAACCTCTTTCTTGAAACCGCCGCCTCCGGCCCGCCGATTGTGAACGAGCCCGGAACCGAAGGTCTCGGTACGCTGCGCCAGGGCTATCTCGAGGAAAGCTCCGTCGATGCGGTGCGCGAGATTACCGATCTGATCAAGGCACAGCGCGGCTATGAGCTGAATGCGAAAGTCATCACCGCCGCCGACCAGATGCTCGGCGCAACGACGCAGTTGCGCTGATGCGGCGGGGCCTTGCACTACTTATCCTGCCCATCCTGATCCAGGCTGGTGCAGCCCGCGCCGAAAGCCTTGTCGCGGCCCGAAATCTGCCGGCGCAGACCATCATTGCACCAGGCGATCTGATGCAGGTTGCGACCAGTATCAGTGGCGCCCTCACACTGCCTGCCGAGGCCATCGGCCAGGAGACCCGCGTTGCCATTTATGCCGGCAGGCCTGTCAGGGGAGGCGATATCGGTCCTCCTGCCCTGATCGAGCGCAACGCAATCGTTGCGCTGGAATACCGGGCAGGCGGGCTTGTGATCAGAGCCGAAGGCCGCGCGCTTGCCCGTGGAGGGGCAGGGGAGATGATCCGCGTCATGAACCTGGCGTCAAAAACCACCGTTTCGGGCCGCATCGGTGCCGATGGTCAGATCCTGGTCGGAGGATTTCCGTGAAATACCCATTCATTCTTTTGTCGCCCCTCGCTCTGCTGGGGTGCGGCGACCTTTCTCAGGTCGGCAAAGCCCCTGAATTCAGCCCGCTGGAGGGCAGCTACCAGCATCACGCGATCTATTCGACGCCAATGCCCCGGACGACAACCCCTTCCGGCGTGGCCTATGATTCCTCTCTTTGGAACGCCAGTTCGGAATCTCTCCTGGGCGACAGGCGTGCTGCAATGCGGGGTGATATCCTGACGGTCGTGATCGAAATCGACGACAGCGCCGAGATCTCGAATTCGACCGGGCGGTCGCGCACCGGCGCGCAAAAAATGGGGATCCCGCAGCTTTTCGGAATCCCGCAGCGGATCAACGAAAAACTTCCCGCCGGTGCGACGATGGGGAACGCGGTCGATACCAGCTCTTCATCGACATTTTCTGGCAGTGGTGACGTGTCGAGGTCGGAGAAGCTGACCCTCCGCATCGCAGCCACGGTGGTCGAACAACTGGCAAATGGCGTTCTGCGTATCGAGGGGCAACAGGAGGTAAGGGTGAATAACGAACTTCGCGAACTTATCGTCACGGGCTATGTGCGGCCGACCGATATCTCGCGCCAGAACGAGATCACCTATGACAAGATCGCGGGAGCGCGGATCTCTTATGGCGGCAGAGGACAGATCACAGATGTTCAGCAGCCCCGCTATGGGCAGCAGATCACCGATATTCTGCTGTCGTTCTGAACATGAAAAAGCTGCTTGTCCCATTGCTTCTTTCCCTGATCGGGCTCGCGCTCGGCGGTGGTGCCGGCTACTTCCTGCGCGTGGCACCGGCGGGGGATCTGGCTCAGGAAGGTTCTGATCGCAAGGCGAGCGAAACTACTGATCCTGCGAAAGTGGAGTTTGTGCGGCTCAACAATCAGTTCATCGTGCCGGTGATGGAGGGCGGGCGGATCGTGTCTCTGATCGCCGCCTCGCTGAGCCTGGAGATTGTTGCAGGGCAGTCTGACATGGTCTTTGCCCGCGAGCCAAAACTGCAGGACGCCTTTCTTCAGGTCATGTTCGATCACGCGAATTCCGGGGGATTCCGGGGGTCTTTCACGGATTCCTCAAATCTTATTGTCCTCCGCAAAGCCCTGCTGGAACAAGCGAGGACGGTGCTTGGTGAGATGGTCAATGATGTGCTGATCACCGAGATCGCGAGACAGGACAGTTAGGGCAATGGGGCCTGCGTGAACAAACACCGTCCGGTTGACAGGCAGATGCCCCAGGTTTCCAGGACGCCTTCGCGTCTCCTCTTTTGTGGCCATTCGGACCCGGCGGGCGACAGCGTCCGGTACCTCGCATGTTTGCGCCTCGGGTTGCAGAGCATTCCGCCTCAGTCGAACACGTCCTGTCTGGCGTATTCTCTGGTCCGGAGAGGTTTGCGCGTGATCCGTTCGCGCCAGAGCAGGTTGAAAGGGCCCCGAGACAGTGTTGTCGAGGCAGTTGCCACTGCGGCCCATGGAATGATCGGGATTATGGGCGCGTGAGACAACGCTGCCCGGTCTATACTGGTGACTGGCTGCGCTGGCCGGAGTAAAACAGCAGCTTGTTCTTCGGCTCGCGCCGCCAGACAGCCATGGGCAGGGCCTGCAAAACGACATCTGGTTTACTGCGACCAGCCGAATCACGCGCCGGAAACAGGGGGCGATGATTGGGCCCTGGGGACGCTATTGGTCCGGGAGACCGTGGCGAGGCGCGAGACAGGCAATGCCTTCCTGGCTCCGGGTGCAGGTGATGTCTGTTCCCCGGACCGGCCAGAATTCGACACCGATTGAAGGCGCATCTCCAGAGGCGCCGGATCCCGGCATCCTTCTCGGTGCCTCTCGGCGCCGCCTTCGCGAGCCTGCGCCGACCGGATAGTGCCGCCCGGTGATCTGCGCGTCCGCATCGCGCCTGCACGCGTCAGTGAAATCGCCCATGCCCATCTTGGCCTCCTTGTCTCAGGGTCGGTAAAGAAGGCCTGAATGAAACATGGGGCTATTCACAAATGACCTGGGCCAGAGGCGGGGCCGGTACTTCCTGACGGCTGCGCCCTCATTTGCTACGGCCCTGGACGATACGGTCGATCACCATGGCACAGGCCAGAATCGCGAGGCCGGCGAGGACGCCTTTTCCGACCGCCGCATATTGCAATGCGGAAAGGACATCTTCGCCAAGGCCGCGCGCCCCGATCAGCGACGCGATCACCACCATCGAGAGGCACATCAGCAGCGTCTGGTTCACGCCGGCCATGATTGAGGGGCGCGCGATGGGCAGGTCGACCTGAAAAAGCATGAACCGGCGGGAGGCGCCAAAGGCCTGGGCGGCCTCGCGGATGCTTTCGGGCACCGATGCGATCCCCAGTGCCGTCAGGCGGATCACCGGCGGCATCCCGAAAATCAGCGTGGCGATAATGCCGGGGGCTTTCCGATCCCAAAAAATGCAATGACCGGAATAAGATAGACGAAGGCCGGCATGGTTTGCATCAGGTCGAGCACCGGCCGCATCAGGGTCAGGACACGGCGGTCCCGACCCGCCCAGATGCCCAAAGGCAGGCCGAAGAAGACGCAGAGGAACGCGGCGGTTCCCAAAAGGGCGACCGTTGCCATGCTCTTTTCCCAAAAGCCGAACAGCGCGAGATAGGCCAGGGCTGCGGCGGAAAAGATCGCGACGCGGCGGCCGGACACCTGCCAGGCGATCAGGATAACGCCGGCCATCACAACGGGCCAGGGCGTGGCCACGAGCGCCAGTTCCAGCAATGCGAGGATGGCGTTGATACCCGATGCGATGGCGCGAAACAGGCCGCCCAGCCCGTCGGCAGCAGATCTGAAGCCGCGGTCCAGCCAGCGCGCGCAGGCGTTGTAGATCTCGGGGGAGGAAGGGAAACCGGTCAGCCAGGCGGGAGGGTCGGTAAAGGCGAACCGCCAGGCCGAAAGCGCTGCGCTGGCAAGGGTCAGGCTGGCCGCGAAAACGGCGCGTTTTGGTGGCAGCCCATGCCCGAGCCGGCGGTCAGCCCGCCAGCGCCGGAAGCGCCGGTTCAGCAGGATGGTTCCCAGAAATCCGGTCGCCAGATGCACGGCGATCAGCCCGAGCCCGCCCGCAAGGCCGTAGCCAAAGGATTGCGATTGCGCCGCTTCGGCCTCGGCCCGGGCGTTTGTGGCGGCCTTAGCGATGCCTTCGGCCGAGCGTTTCATGCCCTCGCCCAGCGGGTCGCCACTGGCAATGGCAGTTTCGGCAGCGGCAAGGCGGTTTGCGGATTGTGCCTCGAGCCGGTCGGCCCTGGCGCGGGCATCAGCGCCGGGGTCCCCGAGAACTGCAATGGCCAGCAGGACCACACTGGCGACAGTGGCAAAAAACGCCGGCCAGAAAGCGGCCCA
It encodes:
- a CDS encoding NtaA/DmoA family FMN-dependent monooxygenase (This protein belongs to a clade of FMN-dependent monooxygenases, within a broader family of flavin-dependent oxidoreductases, the luciferase-like monooxygenase (LMM) family, some of whose members use coenzyme F420 rather than FMN.), which produces MSRKLRLGAFLPGGGQHVAAWRHPDQPLDGAVSLAFHQELAALAERGLFDAYFLADTLSAEIGGREGGSAKAAGFEPLTLFAALSVTTKHIGFIATASTSYEEPYHVARRFASLDMISGGRAAWNVVTSHGDGPARNFGLAAQYGHDARYARAAEHLDVVKQLWDSWEDDAFLRDRATGVYFDPEKVRPIRHEGAFFRVEGPLNAPRPPQGHPVIVQAGQSETGRDFAAASAEVIFTTQQDLASAQAFYADVKGRAAALGRASDEILIMPGLAPFIGATKAEAQAKYDALNALILPEEGIGLLNALTGGRWICRAILWTVRCPRRPRPRG
- a CDS encoding FliI/YscN family ATPase produces the protein MAFAFDSLRAEIAAISAVREVGRITGNTMGSLIVKGLHGASPGDRVLAGAVQLGGEVISVSESGALILPEGETGGLAIGSRVELVGKAGLAPDSSWLGRIVDPLGRPLDGRPLLAGPERRPMVASPPDPAYRRGFGARLSTGVEVFDTLLPLVRGQRIGLFAGSGVGKSSLLARFARGVQADVAVIALVGERGRELREFTDKVLGPAGMARSVVVTATSDQSPLMRKRCLLSAMTVAEHFRDLGKHVLLLVDSVTRFAEAHREVALASGEVASLRGYPPSTAHALMSLCERAGPGIEGSGDITAVFSVLVAGSDMEEPIADIIRGTVDGHVVLSRDIAERGRYPAVDLLRSVSRSLPAAATDPENEVITETRRLLSAYDQAEMMIHAGLYVAGSDPRIDRAIRLWPGLDGFLAEPAPPGGNKASFERLQILLKA
- a CDS encoding FlgB family protein; its protein translation is MFAKLELTRMAQALASHAGSRMDVIARNVANADTPGYRAHDLRPFAEVYKSEPDMRATRPGHFAKGGNAARGEIITGSGSEAPNGNDVSIEMEMVKSATARQDHEMALAIYRATSGVIRASLGRNG
- the flgC gene encoding flagellar basal body rod protein FlgC, translating into MNDLTTSLAASASGMEAQANRLRHVSENIANADTPGYRRKVISFDQVVESGTVRAGKVRLDPRELPEIYSPGHPMANEAGYYNGSNVDLMIEIADAREAQRSYDANVRLFDQARQMMQSLFEVLRR
- the fliE gene encoding flagellar hook-basal body complex protein FliE → MDVNTSFAAAHYAQARTAAAPGSGSGLSFASVAGEFTDTLMRHEITARDAMAGKASPHALVEALSSSQLAVETVATVRDKVVEAYQEILRMPV
- a CDS encoding flagellar biosynthetic protein FliQ, whose protein sequence is MTEAAFFDVLRQALWVAVKISAPILVVALVTGVVIGLFQALTSVQEMTLTFVPKLAAMLAAFWISMGFMTSSMTALYGDVIIPLIEGG
- the flgG gene encoding flagellar basal-body rod protein FlgG codes for the protein MKALHIAATGMSAQQMKVDVVSNNLANMSTTGYNARRADFADLHYQQYSRPGTVSASDGTMLPTGVQIGLGVRPSSVSVVLQQGSLSQTNGDLDVAIDGNGYLEVELPSGVSGYTRDGALKRSADGLIVTSDGYPVVPGITIPPETRSVAINAAGEVWAYFSDRVQPELLGQFTLTDFTNEKGLEAIGSNLFLETAASGPPIVNEPGTEGLGTLRQGYLEESSVDAVREITDLIKAQRGYELNAKVITAADQMLGATTQLR
- the flgA gene encoding flagellar basal body P-ring formation chaperone FlgA, yielding MRRGLALLILPILIQAGAARAESLVAARNLPAQTIIAPGDLMQVATSISGALTLPAEAIGQETRVAIYAGRPVRGGDIGPPALIERNAIVALEYRAGGLVIRAEGRALARGGAGEMIRVMNLASKTTVSGRIGADGQILVGGFP
- the flgH gene encoding flagellar basal body L-ring protein FlgH, which codes for MKYPFILLSPLALLGCGDLSQVGKAPEFSPLEGSYQHHAIYSTPMPRTTTPSGVAYDSSLWNASSESLLGDRRAAMRGDILTVVIEIDDSAEISNSTGRSRTGAQKMGIPQLFGIPQRINEKLPAGATMGNAVDTSSSSTFSGSGDVSRSEKLTLRIAATVVEQLANGVLRIEGQQEVRVNNELRELIVTGYVRPTDISRQNEITYDKIAGARISYGGRGQITDVQQPRYGQQITDILLSF
- a CDS encoding flagellar basal body-associated FliL family protein; this translates as MKKLLVPLLLSLIGLALGGGAGYFLRVAPAGDLAQEGSDRKASETTDPAKVEFVRLNNQFIVPVMEGGRIVSLIAASLSLEIVAGQSDMVFAREPKLQDAFLQVMFDHANSGGFRGSFTDSSNLIVLRKALLEQARTVLGEMVNDVLITEIARQDS
- a CDS encoding ABC transporter permease subunit; translation: MIRLTALGIASVPESIREAAQAFGASRRFMLFQVDLPIARPSIMAGVNQTLLMCLSMVVIASLIGARGLGEDVLSALQYAAVGKGVLAGLAILACAMVIDRIVQGRSK
- a CDS encoding proline/glycine betaine ABC transporter permease, which translates into the protein MTRPDPLVAEFVQRGAAFYSRAFALLDEEARPRPRFNPMAALFGASWLGARSLWAAFWPAFFATVASVVLLAIAVLGDPGADARARADRLEAQSANRLAAAETAIASGDPLGEGMKRSAEGIAKAATNARAEAEAAQSQSFGYGLAGGLGLIAVHLATGFLGTILLNRRFRRWRADRRLGHGLPPKRAVFAASLTLASAALSAWRFAFTDPPAWLTGFPSSPEIYNACARWLDRGFRSAADGLGGLFRAIASGINAILALLELALVATPWPVVMAGVILIAWQVSGRRVAIFSAAALAYLALFGFWEKSMATVALLGTAAFLCVFFGLPLGIWAGRDRRVLTLMRPVLDLMQTMPAFVYLIPVIAFFGIGKPPALSPR